In Paenarthrobacter sp. GOM3, a single window of DNA contains:
- a CDS encoding DUF4235 domain-containing protein, translated as MNLLVKLFGIAVSLGAGAIANKTLEGLWEKKTGKPAPKDGTDLNDSLPGVLVFAVVSAGVGAVVHVLTRRGTKSALARMKNTADEV; from the coding sequence GTGAACCTACTGGTAAAACTGTTCGGCATTGCTGTTAGCCTCGGCGCGGGTGCCATCGCGAACAAGACCCTGGAAGGTCTCTGGGAGAAGAAAACCGGCAAGCCCGCGCCGAAGGACGGGACCGACCTCAACGACTCCCTGCCAGGCGTCCTGGTCTTCGCCGTAGTCTCCGCAGGTGTTGGCGCCGTTGTTCACGTACTGACCCGGAGGGGCACCAAAAGTGCCCTTGCCCGCATGAAGAACACCGCAGACGAGGTTTAA
- a CDS encoding VOC family protein, with translation MTDTTSTEATTAANGEHTTHGIPNGLTSLTPFLAVPNAKEAIAFYRDVFGARVVGETEMGGVVVHAELDFGNGHLQLGEPNPEYHLVPAPEGENDCYSLGLYCSDADALVRKAEQAGATIREPLSTFVSGDRYASIRDPFGVRWSVMTRVEDLSEEESNRRVEEWAAQQG, from the coding sequence ATGACAGATACTACAAGCACAGAAGCGACCACCGCCGCGAACGGCGAGCACACCACGCACGGCATTCCGAACGGGTTGACCAGCCTCACACCGTTCCTTGCCGTCCCCAACGCCAAGGAAGCCATCGCGTTCTACCGGGACGTGTTCGGTGCCAGGGTGGTGGGCGAAACCGAGATGGGTGGTGTGGTGGTCCACGCGGAGCTCGACTTCGGAAACGGCCACCTTCAACTCGGCGAACCCAACCCCGAATACCATTTGGTTCCGGCGCCCGAGGGCGAGAACGACTGCTATTCCCTGGGCCTCTACTGCTCCGATGCGGACGCCCTGGTCCGCAAAGCGGAACAAGCCGGCGCCACCATCAGGGAGCCGTTGAGCACCTTCGTTTCCGGTGACCGCTATGCCAGCATCCGGGATCCGTTCGGTGTCCGGTGGTCCGTGATGACGCGCGTCGAGGACCTCTCAGAGGAGGAGAGCAACCGCCGCGTCGAAGAGTGGGCTGCGCAGCAGGGCTAA
- the dhaL gene encoding dihydroxyacetone kinase subunit DhaL, giving the protein MGLGVDWAVNWLKLSAEAMAEHRTELIELDRAIGDSDHGENMDRGFQAVLQKLDETPPETPGAALKAAAMALMSKVGGAAGPLYGTAYLRAATSLGDATDVDAQALTDALAAARDGVVARGKAELGDKTMVDAWTPAVEAAGKAASESGDPVNVLEAAAQAAEAGAAATDELVARKGRASYLGERSAGHRDPGAASTALLLRAAVVAAGTADSVADAGTDAV; this is encoded by the coding sequence ATGGGATTGGGCGTCGACTGGGCCGTTAATTGGTTGAAACTATCCGCAGAAGCGATGGCAGAACATCGGACGGAACTGATCGAACTGGATCGGGCAATCGGCGATTCCGACCACGGCGAAAATATGGACCGCGGTTTCCAGGCCGTGCTCCAAAAGCTAGACGAGACTCCGCCCGAAACCCCGGGAGCAGCATTGAAGGCTGCTGCCATGGCGCTCATGTCCAAAGTGGGCGGAGCCGCGGGGCCGCTGTATGGCACCGCTTACCTCCGGGCAGCTACGTCACTGGGTGATGCCACGGACGTGGATGCCCAGGCGCTCACGGATGCCCTGGCTGCCGCGCGGGATGGCGTTGTAGCGCGGGGCAAGGCCGAGCTTGGCGATAAGACGATGGTGGATGCGTGGACGCCGGCTGTGGAGGCCGCGGGGAAGGCGGCATCCGAGAGCGGCGATCCGGTGAACGTGCTCGAGGCCGCCGCCCAGGCCGCCGAGGCTGGTGCCGCGGCTACGGATGAGTTGGTTGCCCGCAAAGGCCGGGCCAGTTACCTGGGGGAGCGCAGTGCCGGTCACCGCGATCCCGGCGCAGCCTCCACCGCCCTGCTCCTGCGTGCGGCGGTGGTGGCGGCAGGCACGGCCGATTCCGTGGCGGACGCCGGAACCGACGCCGTATGA
- the dhaM gene encoding dihydroxyacetone kinase phosphoryl donor subunit DhaM, which yields MTVGIVVVSHSGKIAEGAVELAAQMAPDVELVAAGGTDDDRIGTSLEKVLAAVEQSLVDSGGDGVVVLTDLGSAVMTAESAMEFASAPEAVRLAAAPLVEGLVAAAVAAQGGAGVEDVLKAAEAVRFGPDPSTAGANAASTDAAAGQPATGAPDASGDFELINPLGMHARPAAKIAGGLSGMDAEVTVNGVDGMSIMAMMALAAGQGTTLHVEARGKDAAKAVGYVRRLVEEGFGEL from the coding sequence ATGACGGTAGGGATCGTGGTTGTTTCGCACAGCGGCAAGATTGCCGAGGGGGCTGTGGAACTCGCTGCCCAGATGGCGCCCGACGTCGAACTGGTCGCCGCCGGGGGAACGGACGACGACCGGATCGGTACCAGCCTGGAGAAGGTGCTTGCCGCCGTCGAGCAGTCACTGGTGGATTCCGGAGGTGACGGAGTGGTGGTGCTGACCGACCTGGGCTCGGCGGTGATGACGGCGGAGTCGGCAATGGAGTTCGCCAGCGCTCCCGAGGCCGTGCGGCTGGCAGCCGCGCCTCTGGTGGAGGGCCTCGTGGCGGCGGCCGTCGCTGCCCAGGGAGGTGCCGGCGTCGAGGATGTGCTCAAAGCAGCTGAGGCGGTGAGGTTCGGCCCTGACCCAAGCACTGCGGGCGCGAACGCCGCCTCAACCGACGCCGCGGCCGGGCAGCCCGCCACGGGGGCGCCGGACGCCAGCGGCGACTTCGAGCTCATCAACCCCTTGGGAATGCACGCACGTCCCGCGGCAAAGATCGCAGGCGGTTTGTCGGGCATGGACGCCGAGGTGACCGTCAACGGCGTCGACGGCATGTCCATCATGGCGATGATGGCGCTCGCCGCGGGGCAGGGTACGACACTCCACGTTGAGGCCCGTGGGAAGGACGCCGCGAAGGCTGTGGGATACGTGCGTCGGCTCGTGGAGGAAGGGTTTGGGGAGCTCTGA
- a CDS encoding AraC family transcriptional regulator: MKDSFKGILYPARLPTFHRLPAPASVAHLVQWFWIPEWDIEPGRSSRQHVIAYPTSNLVVQGDVVEFSGPTTRATYRDLTGRGWAVGALLRPAAVPLFCDAPENLRDKGLALDLRDLHTAVSAAMDTHDGGAHRGRAVDAFVAWLVSLDVVLSEEALLANRMMDLIASDPPVVRIEDAASVLAVSPRTLQRIAKKYIGLSPSALIRRRRLQDAAERTRSDPTADLAVIAVELGYADHAHLTNDFRKFLGFTPSSYRRSAGAADS, encoded by the coding sequence ATGAAGGATTCGTTCAAAGGCATCCTCTATCCCGCGCGGCTGCCCACTTTCCACCGCCTTCCCGCGCCAGCGTCGGTGGCGCACCTTGTACAGTGGTTCTGGATCCCCGAGTGGGACATCGAACCCGGCCGATCGTCCCGGCAACACGTGATCGCCTACCCCACCTCCAATCTGGTGGTGCAAGGTGATGTGGTCGAATTCTCCGGCCCCACCACCCGCGCCACCTACCGTGACCTGACCGGCAGGGGCTGGGCGGTGGGAGCCCTGCTGCGTCCGGCAGCGGTTCCCCTGTTCTGCGACGCCCCGGAGAACCTGCGGGACAAAGGGCTCGCGTTGGACCTGCGCGATCTTCACACTGCCGTCTCAGCGGCCATGGACACGCACGACGGCGGCGCTCACCGCGGACGGGCAGTGGATGCCTTTGTTGCCTGGCTGGTTTCGCTGGACGTTGTGTTGTCCGAAGAGGCCCTGCTCGCAAACCGGATGATGGACCTCATCGCTTCCGACCCCCCGGTGGTCCGGATCGAGGACGCGGCATCCGTGCTTGCTGTGTCCCCGCGAACGTTGCAACGGATTGCGAAGAAGTACATCGGGTTGAGTCCTTCCGCCCTCATCCGTCGCCGAAGGCTGCAGGACGCGGCCGAGCGCACCCGGTCCGATCCAACAGCGGACCTTGCAGTGATCGCCGTCGAACTTGGCTACGCAGATCATGCGCACCTCACCAACGACTTCCGGAAGTTCCTGGGCTTCACGCCGAGTTCGTACCGGCGGTCAGCCGGGGCTGCGGACTCCTGA
- a CDS encoding CsbD family protein produces the protein MGADDKMENAGEKLGGKAKEAAGKLTDDKGLEAEGKGDQTKADLKGAGEKLKDAFKKD, from the coding sequence ATGGGTGCTGACGACAAGATGGAGAATGCCGGCGAGAAGCTCGGCGGCAAGGCAAAGGAAGCTGCCGGCAAGCTGACGGACGACAAGGGTCTCGAAGCTGAAGGCAAGGGCGACCAGACCAAGGCCGACCTCAAGGGTGCTGGCGAGAAGCTGAAGGACGCCTTCAAGAAGGACTAG
- the dhaK gene encoding dihydroxyacetone kinase subunit DhaK, which produces MKKLINDPRAVVDESVEGFGMAHADIVDVHPDPKFVVRKAAPVAGKVALMSGGGSGHEPLHAGFVGLGMLDAAVPGAVFTSPTPDQIIPATVAVDSGAGVVHIVKNYTGDVLNFETAAEMAQAEGVRVRSVLVNDDVAVEDSLYTAGRRGVGGTVLVEKIAGASAQRGDDLDAVTAIAERVVANVRTMGVALSGCTVPHAGTPSFELADDEIEIGIGIHGEPGRHKIAMESADAITDRLLEPVLEDLGLASGEKVLLFVNGMGGTPQSELYIVYRRAAQVLAERGATVERSLVGNYVTSLEMQGCSVSVLRLDDEMTRLWDAPVHTAALRWGA; this is translated from the coding sequence ATGAAAAAGCTCATCAATGATCCACGCGCCGTGGTGGACGAGTCCGTCGAAGGTTTTGGCATGGCCCATGCCGACATCGTGGACGTCCATCCCGACCCCAAATTCGTTGTCCGAAAGGCCGCGCCGGTAGCGGGCAAAGTTGCCCTGATGTCCGGCGGAGGCAGCGGTCACGAGCCACTGCACGCAGGTTTCGTGGGCCTGGGCATGCTGGACGCTGCCGTCCCCGGCGCAGTCTTCACCTCTCCCACGCCCGACCAGATCATCCCGGCGACCGTCGCCGTGGACTCGGGTGCCGGCGTCGTGCATATCGTGAAGAACTACACCGGTGACGTCCTGAACTTCGAAACAGCCGCGGAAATGGCACAGGCTGAAGGCGTTCGCGTCCGTTCGGTGCTGGTGAACGACGACGTCGCCGTGGAGGACTCGCTGTACACGGCTGGCCGCCGCGGGGTGGGCGGGACCGTCCTGGTGGAAAAGATCGCCGGCGCGTCCGCCCAGCGCGGAGATGACCTCGATGCCGTCACTGCGATCGCCGAACGTGTGGTGGCCAACGTGCGGACCATGGGCGTGGCCTTGTCCGGCTGCACCGTGCCCCACGCGGGGACCCCAAGCTTTGAACTGGCCGACGACGAGATCGAGATCGGCATCGGCATCCACGGCGAGCCTGGCAGGCACAAGATTGCTATGGAAAGCGCCGACGCGATCACGGACCGGCTGTTGGAGCCCGTCCTCGAGGACCTTGGGCTGGCCTCCGGCGAGAAGGTCCTGCTGTTCGTCAACGGCATGGGCGGAACGCCGCAGAGTGAGTTGTACATCGTCTACCGGCGGGCGGCGCAGGTGCTCGCTGAACGGGGCGCCACGGTGGAGCGTTCGCTGGTGGGCAACTACGTGACGTCCCTGGAGATGCAGGGGTGCTCCGTCTCCGTATTGCGTCTTGATGATGAGATGACCAGGCTCTGGGACGCGCCAGTCCACACCGCTGCCCTGCGGTGGGGTGCCTGA
- a CDS encoding VOC family protein, producing MAIAKHPSVVIDCPDAAALAAFYAELLGWHVSNENGDWYDVRPEDGSNCISFQQVEVYQAPVWPGQTIPQQMHFDVVVDNLDKAEEEVLAIGASKADHQPGETFRVFLDPAGHPFCLCLS from the coding sequence ATGGCTATTGCCAAGCACCCCAGCGTTGTCATCGACTGCCCGGACGCGGCAGCGCTCGCAGCTTTCTACGCCGAATTGCTCGGATGGCACGTATCCAACGAGAACGGCGACTGGTACGACGTGCGCCCGGAGGATGGCAGCAACTGCATCTCCTTCCAGCAGGTTGAGGTGTACCAGGCGCCCGTATGGCCGGGCCAGACAATCCCGCAGCAGATGCACTTTGACGTCGTGGTGGACAACCTGGACAAGGCTGAAGAAGAAGTCCTCGCCATTGGCGCCAGCAAGGCCGACCACCAGCCAGGCGAGACGTTCAGGGTGTTCCTTGATCCTGCCGGACACCCGTTCTGCCTCTGCCTCAGCTAG